TTAAAGACatcataaaaagctaaaaacaatTTCTGTAGTAACATAGAATTTCTGATACAGATTATTAGGAGGTTGCTTACctgaaatatataataaacagCATCGGACGAAGTCTCGAGCTGTGCAATGGAGTAATTTAGTGGAGATCTGTAATGAGCACTAATCAAGAAATGTCTCAACGCAATTGGATGGTAACGCTCAGTGATCTGCAACAGAAACAAAATCACATGAAAGATATGAACAATGCATCCTTTAGAAGACTTCTGCCATGTAAAAATCTGAAAAGGAACAAAAAGTTATCATAAAACAGGAATACTGAAAAAGTTGCTTGAGGTCTGACCTGGCGAATGGTGAAAAAATTGCCCAAGGACTTCGACATCTTCTCATTGTTATTAGTCACATGCCCGTTGTGCAACCAATAACTGATATGGCTCTCTTTGTGTGCCGCCCAACTTTGTGCAATCTCATTTTCATGATGAGGAAAGATCAAATCAATTCCACCACCATGAATATCGAATTTATGAGATAAATAACAAGCACTCATTGCACTGCATTCAATGTGCCATCCAGGCCTCCCAGGACCCCAAGGACTGTCCCAGCTGGGCTCACCTGGCTTAGCAGCCTGCAATGATTATTAAGATTATGAGCGATATCCAAAACATAACTGAAAATATGTAAAAAGAACTGATAATGGTTCTTGCACCTTCCACAATGCAAAATCAGCTGGGTGACGCTTTCTTGAGTCGATAGCAACACGTTCACCAGCTCTATTATGTTCTAGCCTTTGCCCAGACAGTATGCCGTAATTTGGGCATTTTTCAACAGAATAGAAAACATCTCCGTTAACCTCGTATGCATAGTCATTGTTGATAATCTGCAAAGTACCTCGATGATTAAACTCCTTTCAAATTCTTAATTTATTCCTTCAAACTAAAGGAAAACATACCACACTAGAGCAAAAAGGTTAAATGTATTTGGGAGGATGAGGTGGAAGAcacaaaatctaaattaaatatCACTAGAGCAATGAGTACAATACAAGTTCTTTTATAAAATGTATAGCATAGTGTATACAGATCATTGTCTAAAAAATGACTTTTCTATTTTCCTGTAGCAGTCACCAGCAGGCcatgaataaattataaaagaactTGTGGAAATGAAATGATGTAACTAACATAAAACATCTTGCAAAACTGGAAACATTTGCATTCCATTGAAATGAAAGTAATGCAAAGAATAATATTCACTTCAGCAAGTTCCTCTGAAGGTTTCAAAGAATAGCAAAAGACAGCAATCTAGGTGGCAGAGTTAAACCTGGGTTATCATGTCCTTTATCTCGCCAATGTGATCAGAAACACGGGGCTCCTTAGATGGTCTCTCACACATAAGATCAGACATATCAACATTATATTCATCGCAAAAACGGTTGCTTAACGAAATAGGATCCTCACCAGTCTCATTTGCCCGCTTAATTATCTGCAGAAATGCTTATATTAGAAGTTTCTAATAAGCATAAAAGAATCATATAAGAAACTCATGTAAAACAGCACCAGTTCAACCTCTATGGTTTTTTGAAGAAGCCAATAGTAATATATTAGAATAATAAGTTATCCAAAGCAAAGGCGTGCCAAGAATAACTGAAATAAGTGTACAAAGTTTCAACTTTCAACCTAAGACACACCAATACACAGGTAATCAACTAATAATCCTGTATGAATCCATACTAATGGGTTGCTCCACCATTGACCAAATTCAAAAGCAAAACTCTTAACTTTAGCTTTCAACCTCTGTTTTCTTGGACAAATGAACTTGGTGAAACTTCTAACTTTGATGGATAGTTATGAGTTATCATGTATCAAGCAGGAACACTTGCATTGCTAAAAATTGGAAGCCTGGCATTTGAACAAATATCACAAAGGATGATGACCCCAAACTATAGCATAAACATAGCAATAATGAATggcttattttgaaaattaaaaccACATAAGAAAAGTTCGAGTTAATATGAAAACTTTAGGAGTGAAAACTTCTCATTGTAAGAATTATACCAAACAGATAGGTTTCGGAGCAACAGAAAATCCAATTAAATACAATCCTCCACCAGACATTTCAATAACTTTGACCAACCAATCCGATAGTCACAGAACACAACACTGACCGACAACTGTATACTCATTTTCCACTAAGCACTGGTTTGCTTTCTAGGACATCAAGTCTTATTATATTCTAAAATTCTATTTCATATGATAAGCATTTCATACACACTGGCAGTCATTTTGTTACAACATATGGAATTTCATTAATgttatttcataaaattcaaatcaaatcTCAACTGTTGCGAGTATTGTTGCCAGGAGCTTTTGTGTTTCTTGTAAAAATGGGGATTTAAAATTCACGGTTCAGTGCtgaaatatgaatttaaaatataaaattgatgtgTGAGTTTCTTTTACTTCCATACCATACACAAGATGAAAATAATCTCATTAAGAAGTTTTATAGCATTTATTAGAGGGAGGAACCAAAAGTTGACCATAATTGAGACTACGAATATAATGGgcaatatatacataaaaaaaagcAATACACTCCTTATTACAAAAGTGGAAAACCATAACATGATCCTTTATACTACAACATAAGCTCTTTTAACTGATGATACAAGGtttaattaacataaaatacaCATATCTACAATAATCAGGTAATTAGTATACATTGTTACAAGCTCATTGTAATTCTAAATCATTCTCATGTCCAATTccaaataaacataaattttcCTCATGTGAAGGGAATAAGGATGAAGAATACTAGCAAAGCTAATTTACTCAGCAAAAGATTAAGAATAATAAGTAGCAAACTAGCAAACACACCAGCAGGTTACACAACACATTCATCTCACCTTATCATCAACATCAGTGAAATTCCGCACATATGTTACCTCATATCCCAAATGTTTAAGGTACCTGCATGTTTTCATGTTAAGCAGAAGTACCCAAAACAAATCTagtataaaataagtaaaaataaaaagggaCATAAATAgtgttaataaatatataaaaagacaaaattttgtGTCAACGTTCATGTTTCGAATACTCTCCAATGATCTAATgtctaaaatgaaataaaactaattattatcaaataataGCAGTAGAacagaaaccctaaaccccaattGTTCCTAAGCAGAATACAGATCAATCCAACATGCATGCCTAATCacataaaaaattgaaactttataAATCAAAAAGAGAGATTGGGGGAAATTATACCTGTAGAGGATATCAAAAGAAACGGCGGCACGTGCGTGACCGAGATGACTGTAGTCATAGGCAGTGACTCCACAAACATACATAGAAACCTTGCCAGGTTCTATGGTTTTGAAAATGTCTTTCTGCTGAGTCAAGGAATTGTAAATCTTCAACTCAACTCGTTCCTCCGCCATTGCTGCCACTGTCTGCACACAAACGCGTTACAATTCACAAACCGGTTCGCCCTAATTATGTTTCAATTTAACCCGGTCTGCACCGTGCTTCTCAATTTATTATTACCTTTTATGACGctgaatttaatattattacgCTCAATCTATTCTTACTTTTTTTGTCAAAAGGATAAAAACATATTCTTGCCGATTTCATCAATGAtacataaaaaaccaaaatatattaCAGTCAGCAGtcaattctaaaatgttattttcttttttattgtttaataagGCTCCCTTTTTAGTATTTTCCTACATTATATATggacaatattatttttttagaaataaaaaaattatttttagtacaaaggataataattttactatgaccaaaaaaatattttactataatataaatgtgatattaatttataaaatatatttcattttgataaagtattataaattatattggGATAGTGTGTTTAGTTTTTAGATATTGTtacatgtaaaaaaataataatatatttatatttgatggTAATCCCaagtttaaattattattattaatgtttatGAAGAAAGAGAGGAAAGCTTAAATACATCCCAcaggtttttatttttacagatGAGCTGGCGGATTTGTAGAACAAAATTATCATTAGCATAAAATAAGTCTCAAAATAAATTCactaatattaaataatctGAAATGTCAAAACAAAACTAACATCGTAATAAAACAagtctcaaaataaaaataatattagatacttatattataatattaagatcataacaataaaaactcaattagacaataaaaagaaaaactcaATTAGACCATGAATATTAAGAAGCTACTTACATTAAGAAtaaggattaatatttttaattaaaaataactcaattaggccacaaaaacaaatattgttaGCATTGTTtgctattttcaaaataaaaacctcataataaagataattttacTTGCCGTTAAGTTTACTTATTTAAAAGATAGTAAATTCACCGTTGTTGtttacttaattaatttataattaaatttatcaataataattaaatttataataataaatttatattatgtaATTTGAACAAATGACATTATGAAAcaaattatcaataattaaatttatcaacaaATAAAAGTACAAGTAAATAGCAACATTCTAAAGTAGAATGATTAATAccttaattttttagtttagatTGGATAAattaaaggatcaattttaatcttttaattttgttgagTTGGTAAAAAAATTGGgagaaaaaaacaataaaagtcagaaaaacaaattagaaaattagatttttttaatctGGTCCAACAAGCCAACCTGCTCCATCTTTTGATATTTCtgcttttttaattgataaaacgAAAAGGATTAGCTtaagaaaaacaattttaaacttTCAGCTAAGTCCATCTAAAATGAAGAATAAAGTTCAACATTTACGATATGCACACGAAGAAGAAGGATGTATTCAACATTTTTTAGATATAAGTTACTAAAATAGGTGATTGTATGTGTCCCGTACATGTTGTGTAAGTATAACGAAATAAAACAATTTGAATATTCTAGTAAgtttaaatacattttaaatgAAGTTAATTGACAAAGAGGACAAGAACAGCCTGAAAGTTGAATTTGAACACCTTCAAGTTCTCTATTAACTTCTCTTCAATTTGAATATTCACTGGCATTGCCAAGGTGTCGcttgttgggaaaaaccagagataattagcgataattatctcaataatgcggaatatttttcccccacttgtgcagataaatggtcaaacagaaaatacaagtccaagagcaataataattggcagaaaattaaatatgagacaaacgcaatttttaacgtggaaaacttccctcaaattgagagaataaaaaccacgggacctagtgtAGTAAAACTTCCACCAGTgtagtaaaacttccactataataattaatgggtacaccaagagtcttcctaataacaatagggaatatcaatcaactaTAACAACTTTAttacaaccttataacaaccttccactaaagtgggtatgccaaagtaactctcaaactactcaaattatatattagtgtgtattcttagggatttctaaatccctttttaTTACCTCCaagtgggccaagcccattaaaatcctttttttttctttttctttttatttcaataataataataatactagtaaaattggtgggttccacttggggagtgagcccacccaacaaatctccccctcaccatatcatcttcgacacaggcaaggtcttcgtcatcatatctgaaccattctcatcagtatgaatcttctcaattaaaaatgacttcatttccagtgcatctcgtatccaatgatatcgcacttcaatatgcttcgactttgcatgaaaagtcggattcttgctgagatggatcgcactctgactgtcacaaaataacacaaacttgtcttgcttgaggcctaactcatgtaggaatttcttcatccacaagagttctttggaagcttcaattGTTGTaatgtactcagcttcaatagtggacaaagcaacgcacttttgtagtcttgattgcctagacacagctccccctgcgaaagtcatcatataaccagaagtagattttctagaatcaagatcacctgccatatctgcatctgtgtagccatccaacacaggttcaccaccgccatagcataaacacactttggaagtgcctcagaggtatctgagaatccacttcactgcttgccaatgatctttaccaggattagagagaaatcgactaacaactccaactgcatgagcaatatctggccttgtgcataccatagcatacatcaaactaccaactacggatgcataaggaaccttcttcatctcttctttgtcttactcacttgtaggacatttatcagaattcaatttaaaacgagtagcaagtggagtactaacaggtttgcaattgctcatgttaaacctctctaacaccttctcaatataattgtgttgagacaaccacaatttattattcttcctgtcacgagtaattctcatacccagaatttgctttgcaggacctaagtctttcattgcaaaagacttgttcaaatctttctttaaagattgaatcttcttagtgtcatgaccaacaatcaacatgtcatccacatataacaagagaataatataatcaccatcagagaatttc
The genomic region above belongs to Cicer arietinum cultivar CDC Frontier isolate Library 1 chromosome 4, Cicar.CDCFrontier_v2.0, whole genome shotgun sequence and contains:
- the LOC101492312 gene encoding cysteine--tRNA ligase 2, cytoplasmic, whose protein sequence is MAEERVELKIYNSLTQQKDIFKTIEPGKVSMYVCGVTAYDYSHLGHARAAVSFDILYRYLKHLGYEVTYVRNFTDVDDKIIKRANETGEDPISLSNRFCDEYNVDMSDLMCERPSKEPRVSDHIGEIKDMITQIINNDYAYEVNGDVFYSVEKCPNYGILSGQRLEHNRAGERVAIDSRKRHPADFALWKAAKPGEPSWDSPWGPGRPGWHIECSAMSACYLSHKFDIHGGGIDLIFPHHENEIAQSWAAHKESHISYWLHNGHVTNNNEKMSKSLGNFFTIRQITERYHPIALRHFLISAHYRSPLNYSIAQLETSSDAVYYIFQTLEDCKDALSSFLQEDIEKKEKAPQINDAAKECIKKLNVEFQTKMSDDLQTPVILTGALQEALKFVNSSLKMLKKKMQKRAQLQLVQSLLEVEKEVREVLNVIGLLSSLSYAEVLQQLKDKALKRAGLVEDEVLKLIEERKQARIDKDFAKSDNIRTDLTAKGIALMDVGNETIWRPCIPTEPLVAQAVQADNKAPKEAPKNAPKVDEKQSTPAVNQKVEEIPADREGNVPNSSST